From a single Lolium rigidum isolate FL_2022 chromosome 7, APGP_CSIRO_Lrig_0.1, whole genome shotgun sequence genomic region:
- the LOC124671679 gene encoding chaperone protein ClpB1-like yields MGRGDTTQQAYDPLLGTYIPCPTNTPSTEILKIIACIGASAALCGAACAAYRYYRYGTCMQTYGRDMTASAAKGDPVVGRDKEIERVVRILSRRTKNCAVLVGAAGVGKTAIAEGLAQRIASGTVPASLAGARVVAVDLAAMVAGTRWRGMFEERMKNMINHAEAADGKIILFIDEMHMLIGAGDPAGSGDAANILKPALARGRIRCMGATTHEEYRKHVEKDPALERRFQKVHVQEPSTHATIAILKGIKERYQNHYDVEIPDDTIHATVHLADRYITGRRFPDKAIDLIDEACTSIEGKAKRIVGREHIVQVLSQWTGIPMTKLDQKEKVGLVNLADRLHERVIGQNEAVNLVAEAVLRSRAGLAQPGQPIGSFLFLGSTGVGKTELAKALAEQLFDSEKRLLRFDMSEYVSASSVSRLIGAPPSYHGYHEGGQLTEKVRTHPYSVILFDEVEKADRSVLNVFLQLLGDGVLTDGKGQKVDFKNTIIIMTSNLGAEHLTSEVAGDNTVKSQRDVVMKQVRKYFKPELLNRLSDIVVFEPLSHHQLKEVVKIQMISVTARVADKGISLVLSDDVLDVILSESYNPMYGARPIERWVEKNIVTVISKMLVTEEATEGSTISIFAADDSKGLKYQLMNKMDMTDMV; encoded by the exons ATGGGGAGAGGAGATACTACGCAACAAGCTTATGATCCATTACTGGGGACTTACATACCGTGCCCCACCAATACGCCGTCTACTGAGATATTAAAAATCATAGCCTGCATCGGAGCATCGGCAGCTCTGTGCGGCGCGGCGTGCGCGGcgtaccggtactaccggtacggtACATGCATGCAAACCTACGGCCGGGACATGACGGCCTCGGCCGCCAAGGGTGACCCGGTTGTTGGCCGCGACAAGGAGATCGAGCGTGTCGTACGCATCCTCTCCCGCCGGACGAAGAACTGCGCCGTGCTTGTCGGCGCCGCCGGCGTCGGTAAGACTGCCATCGCCGAGGGCCTCGCACAGCGCATCGCGTCCGGGACGGTCCCCGCCTCGCTCGCCGGCGCGCGTGTCGTGGCGGTCGACCTCGCGGCCATGGTGGCTGGGACCAGGTGGCGCGGCATGTttgaggaacgcatgaagaatatgatcaaccatGCGGAAGCTGCGGACGGCAAGATTATTCTCTTCATCGATGAGATGCACATGCTGATTGGGGCCGGTGACCCGGCAGGTAGCGGCGATGCTGCAAACATACTTAAGCCAGCGTTGGCCCGTGGCCGCATCCGCTGCATGGGAGCCACTACTCACGAGGAGTACCGCAAGCACGTCGAGAAAGACCCCGCGCTCGAGCGGCGGTTCCAGAAGGTGCACGTCCAAGAACCCAGCACGCACGCCACCATTGCCATCTTGAAGGGGATCAAGGAGCGGTACCAAAACCACTATGATGTGGAAATTCCAGACGATACTATTCATGCTACCGTCCACCTTGCTGACCGCTACATCACAG GTCGTCGGTTTCCCGATAAGGCAATTGATCTAATTGACGAGGCTTGCACCTCGATAGAGGGAAAAGCAAAAAGAATTGTTGGCCGGGAACATATTGTACAG gtTTTGAGCCAATGGACTGGAATTCCTATGACTAAGCTTGATCAAAAGGAGAAGGTCGGGTTAGTTAACTTAGCGGACAGATTGCATGAGCGGGTAATTGGCCAGAATGAGGCGGTCAATTTGGTTGCTGAAGCAGTGTTACGTTCCAGGGCTGGTCTTGCTCAGCCTGGCCAACCGATAGGATCCTTCCTATTCCTGGGCTCGACTGGTGTTGGAAAGACCGAACTCGCAAAAGCTCTCGCTGAGCAGCTGTTTGACAGTGAGAAGAGATTGCTTCGGTTTGACATGTCAGAGTACGTTTCTGCTAGTTCTGTATCACGTCTCATCGGAGCACCCCCAAG CTATCATGGTTACCACGAAGGTGGACAACTGACCGAGAAAGTAAGGACACACCCGTACAGTGTAATCCTTTTCGATGAAGTGGAGAAGGCAGATCGCTCGGTGTTGAATGTTTTTCTTCAGCTGCTCGGCGATGGTGTTTTGACTGATGGTAAAGGCCAAAAGGTAGATTTCAAGAATACAATAATTATTATGACCTCAAATCTGGGAGCAGAACACCTAACATCAGAAGTGGCCGGAGATAATACAGTCAAGTCTCAGCGAGACGTTGTCATGAAACAG GTTCGGAAATACTTCAAGCCTGAGCTTCTCAACAGACTAAGCGATATTGTTGTATTTGAGCCACTTTCGCATCACCAACTGAAAGAGGTTGTAAAAATCCAGATGATCAGTGTCACTGCGAGagtagctgacaagggcatctctCTTGTTTTAAGTGATGATGTGCTGGACGTTATATTGTCGGAATCATACAATCCG ATGTATGGTGCAAGGCCCATAGAGAGGTGGGTGGAAAAGAACATCGTAACAGTTATCTCGAAGATGCTGGTCACGGAAGAAGCCACTGAAGGCTCAACAATCTCGATCTTTGCTGCTGACGACAGTAAGGGGTTGAAGTACCAATTGATGAACAAGATGGATATGACAGATATGGTTTAA